In the genome of Chrysemys picta bellii isolate R12L10 chromosome 17, ASM1138683v2, whole genome shotgun sequence, one region contains:
- the LOC101946279 gene encoding leucine-rich repeat and fibronectin type III domain-containing protein 1-like protein isoform X2 — protein sequence MERLVIYLLVISTAVKAMMCPKRCMCQNLSPSFTILCTKTGLLFVPPSIDRRTAELRLMDNFITTLRRKDFANMTNLIHLTLSRNTISQIMPYAFFDLKGLHALHLDSNRLTCINEDHFKGLINLRHLILSNNQLNYISPGSLDDFIETLEDLDLSYNNLVNIPWDTIGKLSNVNTISLDHNLIEFVPEGIFSNLHKLARLDMTSNKLKKIPPDPLFSRIPVYAKSKGSPLSSLVLSFGGNPLHCNCELVWLRRLTREDDLETCASPPELMAKYFWSIKEQEFVCEPPMITHRTPKLVVMEGQSVSLKCKAVGDPDPYVRWISPEGKLVSNTSRTISYENGTLDILTTSLTEKGTFTCIASNAAGESTASVELVVNPYPHLANSTNCDKDAESGPSDILISAKSSFPNETKAQQEKKVVVAELTSSSALIQWPSQHHIPGIRMYQIQYNSSSDDILVYRTSIA from the coding sequence ATGGAAAGGCTGGTTATCTATCTATTGGTTATTAGCACTGCTGTGAAGGCTATGATGTGTCCAAAACGGTGTATGTGTCAAAACCTATCTCCATCCTTCACCATCCTCTGTACGAAGACTGGGCTTCTCTTTGTGCCCCCCAGCATTGACAGGAGAACAGCAGAACTAAGATTAATGGATAACTTCATCACCACACTTAGAAGAAAGGATTTTGCAAACATGACAAACCTTATTCACTTGACACTATCAAGAAATACAATAAGTCAAATCATGCCTTATGCATTTTTTGATCTTAAAGGCCTTCATGCATTACATTTGGATAGTAACAGACTGACTTGTATCAATGAGGATCATTTCAAAGGTTTAATTAATCTTCGCCACTTAATACTCAGTAACAATCAATTGAACTATATTTCTCCTGGATCTTTAGATGACTTTATTGAAACACTTGAGGACCTGGATCTATCATATAATAATCTTGTTAATATTCCTTGGGATACAATTGGAAAGCTTTCTAATGTCAATACAATCAGTTTGGATCACAACCTCATTGAGTTTGTTCCAGAAGGAATCTTCTCAAACCTTCACAAACTTGCTCGATTGGACATGACATCcaacaaattgaaaaaaattccCCCTGATCCCCTGTTCTCCAGGATCCCTGTGTATGCTAAATCTAAAGGGTCTCCATTGTCCTCTCTGGTGCTTAGCTTTGGAGGGAATCCTCTACACTGCAACTGTGAATTAGTGTGGCTGAGACGCCTTACCAGAGAAGATGATCTAGAAACATGTGCCTCACCACCAGAATTGATGGCCAAGTACTTTTGGTCCATTAAAGAGCAGGAGTTTGTCTGTGAACCTCCAATGATAACACATCGAAcgccaaaactggtggttatggAGGGCCAGAGTGTCTCTTTGAAGTGCAAAGCGGTCGGTGACCCGGATCCCTATGTTCGCTGGATCTCCCCCGAAGGGAAGTTGGTCTCCAATACGTCTAGGACAATTTCCTATGAGAATGGAACTTTGGATATTTTGACTACTTCTTTGAcagaaaaaggtacatttacCTGTATAGCATCGAATGCTGCAGGAGAGTCTACAGCTTCTGTTGAACTTGTTGTTAATCCTTATCCTCATCTTGCTAACAGTACCAACTGTGATAAAGATGCTGAGTCTGGGCCTTCAGACATTCTTATATCTGCTAAGTCAAGTTTCCCTAATGAAACTAAAGCTCAGCAAGAGAAGAAGGTTGTGGTTGCTGAGCTGACCTCATCCTCTGCTCTCATACAGTGGCCTTCCCAGCATCATATCCCTGGAATACGAATGTACCAGATTCAGTATAACAGCTCTTCTGATGATATACTAGTTTACAG